The DNA window GCAGCGACGTGGCGGCGGGCACCTGCGTCGCAGCCGCCGGAACCCAGGTCGATGCCACCCTCGACATGCTGCTGGCGGCCCTTGGCATCACACAGCTGTCCGTGCGGCCCGCCCCCCGCGTGGCCCTGCTGTGCACCGGCAAGGAACTGGTCACCGACCCCACACAAGCCCTGCGCCCCGGGCAGATCCGCGCTTCCAACGGGGCCTATCTGGCCCGGGCCGTACAGGACGCGGGGGGCCACCTCGTGGCCTGGCACACCGTGGACGACGACCCGGCGACACTCGCCCGACACTTGGACGCGGTGGCGGCGCAGTCCGATCTGGTGCTGACCACCGGAGCGGTCTCGGCCGGCGTGCACGACTTCATCCCCGAGGCGCTGGCCGCCGCCGGCGCGCGGACGGTGTTCCGCAAGGCGGCCATTCGACCGGGCAAACCGCTGCTGGCCTCGCAGCTGGCAGGCGGGCCCCTGGTCCTGTCCCTGCCGGGTAACCCCGTCGCTTCGGTGGTGGGCATGCGCTTTTTCGCGGTGCCGTGGTTGCGCGCACGCCAGGGTCAGGCGGTCGAGCGGCCGCTGCGCGCGCGATTGAGTGCCGCCGCCCAATCACGCACGGGCCTGCGCCAGTTCCTCAAGGCCCGAGTCACCAGCGAGCCTTCAGGGCAACTGCAGGTCGAACTGCTCCATGGTCAGGAGTCGTATCGCATTGGCGCCCTGCTCGACGCCAACGCCTGGGCGGTGATCGACGAGGACGCGACCAGCCTGCCGGCCGGCACGTTGCTGGCGGTGTATCCACGCGATGCGGGCGGGCGCTGGACGCTCGCGTGACCAGCCCGCTCAGGCGGCCGCGCTGACCTGCACCGGCACGGATTTATAGGTCGGCGTGCCCGACTGCGGATCGTGGCTGTCCAAGGGCACCAGGCAATTGCCTTCCGGGTAGTACATGGCGGCGCAGCCGCGGGGGATGTCGTAGGCCACGGCGGTGAAGCCACGCACGGCGTGACCGTCGCTGGCGATGCCCGGCATGCGCGAGGCGACATCGATGGCATCGCCGTGCTCCAGCCCCATCTCGGCCAGATCCTGCGGGTTGAGGAACACCACGTCGCGGCGTCCGCGGATGCCGCGATAGCGATCATCCAGTCCATAGATGGTGGTGTTGTACTGGTCATGGGCGCGCAGCGTGGTCATGGTCAGCAGGCCCGGCGGGCTGGGAAGATCCTCGGCCAGGCCCGGGGCCACCAGGAAATGCGCCTTGGCGCCTTCGCCGCCCCAGTCGCGCACCGAAGCGCCCACCGGCAGCCGGAAGCCGCCCGGGACGCGGATGCGCTGGTTGTAGTCCTTGAAGATCGGGAACACCGCCTCGATGCCGTCGCGGATGCGATCGTAGTCGTCGATCAGCGACTGCCAGTCGACCTTGGTGTCCGGCAACAAGGCCATGGCCATGCCAGCGACGATCGCCGGCTCGGACATCAGCTGCGGCGAAGCGGGCGTGAGGCCACCCTGCGAGGCGTGCACCATCGACATGGAGTCCTCCACCGTGACCGACTGCAGGCCGCTGGCCTGCATGTCGCGCTCGGTGCGGCCCAGGCACGGCAGCAACAAGGCCTCTTTCGCCGGGATCAGGTGCGACCGGTTGGGCTTGGTGGCGATGTGCACGGCCAGGTCGAGCAAGCGCATCGCCGCGAAGCAGGCCTGCGGATCGGGCATGGCCACGGCCAGGTTGCCGCCCAGCGAGACCAACGCCTTGCTGCGTCCGTCGCGGATCGCGCGCAGCGCCTCGACCGCATCGTGGCCGTGGGTCAATGGAAACTCGAAGCCGTAGGTGTCACGAATGCGGTCGAGCAGTTCCTGCGTGGGCTTTTCGGTGATGCCCACGGTGCGGTCGCCCTGCACGTTGGAATGGCCGCGGATCGGCGCGATTCCCGCGCCAGGCTTGCCGATGTTCCCGCGCAGCAGCAGCAGGTTGGCCATCAGCTGCACGTTGTGGGTGCCACCGCGGTGCTGGGTCATGCCCATGCCGTAGCAGATGATCACCCGCTCGGCCTTCGCGTAAACCTGCGCGGCCGCCTCGATGTCGGCGCGCGACAGGCCCGAGACGCGCACGATGTCCTCCCACCGGGTGGCCTGGATGTCAGCACGCAGCGCCTCCAGGCCATCGGTGTGCGCCTCGACGAAAGCGCGATCCAGCAGGCCGCTCCCTCCAGACGCCAGGTCGGCCGCGTCGGCGTCGAACAGCCACTTCATCATGCCCTTGAGCAGCGCGGCATCGCCGCCCACCTTGACCTGGTAGTAGGTTTGGGCGATCTGCGTGGCGTGGTTGGTCAGCATCTCGGACGGATGCTGCGGCGAGACGAAGCGCTCCAGTCCGCGCTCCTTGAGCGGATTGATCGCGACGATCGGCACGCCGCGCTTGGAGATCGCGCGCAGCGTGGACAACATGCGCGGGTGGTTGGTGCCCGGGTTGTGGCCGAAACTGAAGAGCGCGTCGCAGTGGTCGAAATCCTCCAGCGTCACCGTGCCCTTGCCCACGCCGATGGACTGCGGCAGGCCTACGCTGGTGGCCTCGTGGCACATGTTGGAGCAATCGGGAAAGTTGTTGGTGCCGTATTCGCGCACCATCAACTGGTACAGGAACGCGGCTTCATTGGACGCGCGCCCGGAGGTGTAGAACTCGGCCATGTCCGGATGCGGGAGGGCGCGCAAGGCCTTGCCGATCCGCGCGAACGCTTCGTCCCAGGTGATGGGCAGGTAGCGGTCGCTGGCCTGGTCGTACACCATCGGGTGGGTCAGACGGCCGACGTCCTCCAACTGGTGGTCGCTCCATTCCCACAGCTCGGACAAGGTGTGTTCGGCGAAGAACGCCGGCGTGGCGCGCTTGGTCGTGGCCTCCCAGCTGACCGCTTTGG is part of the Pseudoxanthomonas sp. JBR18 genome and encodes:
- the glp gene encoding gephyrin-like molybdotransferase Glp, with the protein product MSDPCAPAPSVLRYEQALSRLLQDAGPLPARTCTREEAFGRILAEDVLAPIALPGFDNAAMDGFALHTDQHVLSAGSEFSISGTIVAGDAPPATRGVAWEIMTGAPLPPGTDAVVPIEHTERLSAGRMRLTQDIARGRHLRRMGSDVAAGTCVAAAGTQVDATLDMLLAALGITQLSVRPAPRVALLCTGKELVTDPTQALRPGQIRASNGAYLARAVQDAGGHLVAWHTVDDDPATLARHLDAVAAQSDLVLTTGAVSAGVHDFIPEALAAAGARTVFRKAAIRPGKPLLASQLAGGPLVLSLPGNPVASVVGMRFFAVPWLRARQGQAVERPLRARLSAAAQSRTGLRQFLKARVTSEPSGQLQVELLHGQESYRIGALLDANAWAVIDEDATSLPAGTLLAVYPRDAGGRWTLA
- a CDS encoding FdhF/YdeP family oxidoreductase, producing the protein MKNEELYVPGVEDYDGPAGGWGALRAVAKALKDQMGVGREAGALRRVNQPAGFDCPGCAWPDPADTSSFEFCENGAKAVSWEATTKRATPAFFAEHTLSELWEWSDHQLEDVGRLTHPMVYDQASDRYLPITWDEAFARIGKALRALPHPDMAEFYTSGRASNEAAFLYQLMVREYGTNNFPDCSNMCHEATSVGLPQSIGVGKGTVTLEDFDHCDALFSFGHNPGTNHPRMLSTLRAISKRGVPIVAINPLKERGLERFVSPQHPSEMLTNHATQIAQTYYQVKVGGDAALLKGMMKWLFDADAADLASGGSGLLDRAFVEAHTDGLEALRADIQATRWEDIVRVSGLSRADIEAAAQVYAKAERVIICYGMGMTQHRGGTHNVQLMANLLLLRGNIGKPGAGIAPIRGHSNVQGDRTVGITEKPTQELLDRIRDTYGFEFPLTHGHDAVEALRAIRDGRSKALVSLGGNLAVAMPDPQACFAAMRLLDLAVHIATKPNRSHLIPAKEALLLPCLGRTERDMQASGLQSVTVEDSMSMVHASQGGLTPASPQLMSEPAIVAGMAMALLPDTKVDWQSLIDDYDRIRDGIEAVFPIFKDYNQRIRVPGGFRLPVGASVRDWGGEGAKAHFLVAPGLAEDLPSPPGLLTMTTLRAHDQYNTTIYGLDDRYRGIRGRRDVVFLNPQDLAEMGLEHGDAIDVASRMPGIASDGHAVRGFTAVAYDIPRGCAAMYYPEGNCLVPLDSHDPQSGTPTYKSVPVQVSAAA